From one Lycium barbarum isolate Lr01 chromosome 6, ASM1917538v2, whole genome shotgun sequence genomic stretch:
- the LOC132645889 gene encoding serine--tRNA ligase, giving the protein MLDINLFREDKGHNPEIIRESQRRRFADVALVDQVILLDKEWRQRQFELDNLRKDFNKINKEVARLKISGEDASEKIKDTAENKQLTAKKEAEVQEARAALYSKLEIIGNLVHDSVPVSNDEANNAIVRSWGEKRTEKGLKNHVDLVEALGIADITKGANVAGGRGYYLKGAGVRLNQALINFALDFLENRGYTPLQTPFFMRKDIMAKCAQLAQFDEELYKVTGEGDDKYLIATAEQPLCAYHLDDWIHPSQLPLRYAGYSSCFRKEAGSHGRDTLGIFRVHQFEKVEQFCLTSPNGNDSWDMHEEMIKNSEEFFQQLKLPYQIVAIVSGALNDAAAKKYDLEGWYPASSTYRELVSCSNCTDYQSRKLEIRFGQKKGNEQAKQYVHLLNSTLTATERTMCCILENYQRDDGVEIPEVLRPYMGGKAFIPFQAPPAKEAKGKKSKA; this is encoded by the exons ATGTTGGATATAAATCTGTTCAGAGAAGACAAGGGACACAACCCCGAAATTATCCGTGAATCTCAACGTCGTCGTTTTGCTGACGTCGCTCTCGTCGATCAGGTCATTCTACTCGACAAAGAATGGCGTCAGC GCCAGTTTGAGCTTGATAACTTGAGGAAAGATTTCAACAAGATCAACAAAGAAGTTGCTAGGCTCAAAATT TCTGGTGAGGATGCAAGTGAAAAAATTAAGGACACTGCAGAGAACAAGCAACTAACTGCAAAGAAAGAGGCAGAAGTACAAGAGGCTCGAGCAGCTCTGTATTCAAAGCTGGAAATCATTGGTAACCTTGTGCACGACTCAGTGCCAGTTAGTAATGATGAG GCAAATAATGCTATAGTTCGTTCATGGGGAGAGAAGCGGACTGAGAAGGGTCTTAAAAATCATGTTGATCTCGTTGAAGCTCTTGGAATTGCAGACATAACAAAGG GTGCAAATGTTGCTGGAGGAAGAGGTTACTATCTGAAAGGGGCTGGTGTACGTCTTAATCAAGCGCTGATTAATTTTGCTCTTGATTTCTTGGAGAATAGGGGATATACTCCATTGCAGACTCCGTTCTTCATGAGGAAAGATATTATGGCAAAGTGTGCTCAGTTAGCTCAGTTTGACGAAGAGCTTTACAAG GTCACTGGTGAAGGAGATGACAAATATCTGATTGCCACTGCTGAACAACCTCTGTGTGCTTATCATTTGGATGACTGGATTCATCCTTCACAGCTTCCATTAAG GTATGCTGGATATTCGTCTTGCTTTCGCAAAGAAGCTGGTTCTCATGGCCGCGACACACTTGGAATTTTTAGAGTCCACCAGTTTGAGAAAGTGGAACAGTTCTGTTTGACCAGTCCAAATGGCAATGACTCCTGGGACATGCATGAGGAGATGATTAAAAACTCAGAGGAATTCTTTCAGCAG CTAAAGCTTCCTTACCAAATTGTGGCTATTGTTTCTGGCGCACTGAATGATGCAGCAGCAAAGAAGTATGATCTGGAAGGATGGTACCCTGCATCATCGACTTATAGAGAGCTTGTGTCCTGCTCAAATTGCACAGACTATCAGTCGAGGAAATTGGAAATTCGGTTTGGACAGAAAAAG GGTAATGAGCAAGCGAAGCAGTACGTGCATTTATTGAACTCCACCCTTACAGCGACAGAGAGGACTATGTGTTGTATACTTGAGAATTACCAGAGGGATGATGGGGTTGAGATTCCTGAAGTTTTACGGCCATATATGGGCGGGAAGGCATTCATTCCTTTCCAGGCCCCTCCAGCAAAAGAAGCTAAAGGAAAGAAGTCAAAGGCATGA